One genomic region from Burkholderia latens encodes:
- a CDS encoding HoxN/HupN/NixA family nickel/cobalt transporter, with product MLDSFFRLFNDSPSGLRGKIVAIYALLATFNVAAWIWAFVAFRDQPVLLGTALLAYVFGLRHAVDADHIAAIDNVTRKLMQEGRSPLGAGLFFSLGHSTVVIVMSVAVALTAASLARFESMKTWGGVISTSVSAFFLLVLAAANLLILISVYRTFRAARRGEAIVDADLDMMMNRRGVLARLFRPLFRLVSRSWHLYPVGFLFGFGFDTATEIALFGISATQVQGGMSFWSVMALPALFTAGMTLVDTTDGILMMGAYRWAYVRPIRKIYYNMTITFVSVLVAALIGGIEVLALLADKLSLEGPIWAFSTMVASHFGMLGYVVIGLFVACWIVSAAIYRLKRYDEIDVTLSA from the coding sequence ATGCTCGACTCGTTCTTCCGCCTGTTCAACGACAGCCCGTCCGGGCTGCGCGGCAAAATCGTCGCGATCTACGCGCTGCTCGCGACGTTCAACGTCGCCGCGTGGATCTGGGCCTTCGTCGCGTTTCGCGACCAGCCCGTGCTGCTGGGCACCGCGCTGCTCGCGTACGTGTTCGGGCTGCGCCACGCGGTCGATGCCGACCATATCGCCGCGATCGACAACGTTACGCGCAAGCTGATGCAGGAAGGCCGCAGCCCGCTCGGCGCGGGCCTGTTCTTCTCGCTCGGCCACTCGACCGTGGTGATCGTGATGTCGGTGGCGGTTGCGCTGACTGCGGCGTCGCTTGCGCGCTTCGAAAGCATGAAGACCTGGGGCGGCGTGATCAGCACGAGCGTGTCGGCATTCTTCCTGCTGGTGCTCGCGGCCGCAAACCTGCTGATCCTGATCTCCGTGTACCGGACGTTTCGCGCGGCCCGCCGCGGCGAGGCGATCGTCGATGCCGATCTCGACATGATGATGAACCGGCGCGGGGTGCTCGCGCGCCTGTTCCGGCCGCTGTTTCGCCTCGTGTCGCGCAGCTGGCACCTGTATCCGGTCGGCTTCCTGTTCGGCTTCGGCTTCGATACCGCGACCGAAATCGCGCTGTTCGGCATTTCGGCGACGCAGGTGCAGGGCGGCATGTCGTTCTGGTCGGTGATGGCGCTGCCGGCGCTGTTCACCGCGGGCATGACGCTCGTCGACACGACGGACGGCATCCTGATGATGGGCGCGTATCGCTGGGCGTATGTGCGGCCGATCCGCAAGATCTACTACAACATGACGATCACGTTCGTGTCGGTGCTGGTCGCCGCGCTGATCGGCGGCATCGAAGTGCTCGCGCTGCTCGCCGACAAGCTGTCGCTGGAAGGCCCGATATGGGCGTTCTCCACGATGGTCGCATCGCATTTCGGGATGCTCGGCTACGTCGTGATCGGCCTGTTCGTCGCGTGCTGGATCGTGTCGGCCGCGATCTACCGGCTCAAACGCTACGACGAGATCGACGTGACGCTCTCGGCCTGA
- the cobW gene encoding cobalamin biosynthesis protein CobW — translation MTLRKLPVTIVTGFLGSGKTTLMRHILQHAQGRRIAVIVNEFGELGIDGEILKGCGIGCDDAAGADGAQVEASGQLYELANGCLCCTVQEEFYPVMEALVERRADIDHVLIETSGLALPKPLVQAFNWPTIRNSFTVDAVVTVVDGPAAASGQFAENPQAVDAQRRADPNLDHESPLHELFADQLSSADLVIVNKADLVADAQFADIEAAIRDEIPPQVKIVRATRGELDLAMLLGLESASEETIHLRHDHHGSADDGDHDHHHDDFDSVVVSGDAGSRDATIAALRHVVETHTIYRAKGFAALPDAPMRLVIQGVGRRFDSYFDRRWQDGEPRASRFVLIGEDLDAAALQRAFDAACAAQTQQA, via the coding sequence ATGACCCTACGCAAGCTTCCCGTCACGATCGTCACGGGCTTTCTCGGCAGCGGCAAGACCACGCTGATGCGGCACATCCTCCAGCACGCGCAAGGCCGCCGTATCGCGGTGATCGTCAACGAATTCGGCGAACTCGGCATCGACGGCGAAATCCTCAAGGGCTGCGGCATCGGCTGCGACGACGCCGCGGGCGCGGACGGCGCGCAGGTGGAAGCGTCGGGGCAGCTGTACGAACTCGCAAACGGCTGCCTGTGCTGCACCGTGCAGGAAGAGTTCTATCCGGTGATGGAAGCGCTCGTCGAGCGCCGCGCCGACATCGATCACGTGCTGATCGAGACGTCGGGCCTCGCGCTGCCGAAGCCGCTCGTGCAGGCGTTCAACTGGCCGACGATCCGCAACAGCTTCACGGTCGACGCGGTCGTGACCGTCGTGGACGGGCCGGCCGCCGCGAGCGGCCAGTTCGCGGAGAATCCGCAGGCCGTCGACGCGCAGCGTCGCGCCGATCCGAACCTCGACCATGAATCGCCGCTGCACGAGCTGTTCGCGGATCAGCTGTCGTCCGCCGATCTCGTGATCGTGAACAAGGCGGACCTCGTCGCCGACGCGCAATTCGCCGACATCGAAGCGGCGATCCGCGACGAGATCCCGCCGCAAGTGAAGATCGTGCGCGCGACGCGCGGCGAACTGGATCTGGCGATGCTGCTCGGTCTCGAATCGGCGTCGGAGGAAACGATTCACCTGCGCCACGACCATCACGGCTCGGCCGACGACGGCGATCACGACCATCATCACGACGATTTCGATTCGGTCGTGGTGTCGGGCGACGCAGGCTCGCGCGATGCGACGATCGCGGCGCTCCGGCATGTGGTCGAGACGCACACGATCTACCGTGCGAAAGGCTTCGCCGCGCTGCCCGATGCGCCGATGCGGCTCGTGATCCAGGGCGTCGGCCGCCGCTTCGACAGCTATTTCGATCGCCGCTGGCAAGACGGCGAACCGCGCGCGAGCCGCTTCGTGCTGATCGGCGAAGATCTCGACGCCGCCGCGTTGCAGCGAGCGTTCGACGCCGCGTGCGCGGCGCAAACGCAGCAGGCGTGA
- the cobN gene encoding cobaltochelatase subunit CobN, with product MHLLRTTPGGFVDDTQGVVRIDQQPADIVILSSADTTLSLLASIVPKLPRGFPSVRLANVTFLRQPASVDFYVDDVLRHAKTVVIDHLGGEAYWPYGIEQAVSLASQRRQQLAMFSGDLQEDPNLVAKSTVAPQLCRLWWRYLREGGMHNAEALLRSIAFHTLGFGDEPEPPRPLPAAALYHPARDPASVEDWRARWTPGAPVVAIVFYRAHWQAANTAVFDALADALVHEGLNPLPIAVTSLKDAVSREVIAQLCDTQRVALVLNTTAFAAGAIDSPEPDVLAGDAPVLQVILSGGNRDAWVADNQGLHARDIAMHIALPEVDGRIVTRAVSFKGLAYRCPHTEVDVVRYQPDAERIAFVAALARGWCRLRTLDNADKRIALILANYPQSDGRIGNGVGLDTPASALRVLAALRDAGYAVADLPADGDALIARLTEGVTNDPAERALRPAFQSFALTDYVAHFARLPAAVRDALNARWGAPEADPTLRHGRFPIAGWRAGNVFVGIQPSRSRDDNDYASYHDAELVPPHAYLAFYFWLRDAFGIDAVIHLGKHGNLEWLPGKSVALSDACWPDLTLGPLPHLYPFIVNDPGEGSQAKRRAQAVIVDHLMPPLTRAENYGPLQDLERQVDEYYEALMVDARRAKLLRKTILATIAEHRLHDELSVSPPRDAGDEDALLTRVDAWLCELKEAQIRDGLHVFGASPAGRQRRDTLLALARFPVGDGKDDRAGLIGALARDLALGDAFDPLAADWAAPWTGPRPAVLQALDASPWRHAGDTRERLELLAQQWLDGLCASDGDRAGGVASGAAPEGEWPHTLAVIERVRTTLMPALDACGGEELRQLLRGLDGRFVPPGPSGSPSRGRPDVLPTGRNFYSVDTRAVPTQAAWSLGLKSAQQLIERHLQDHGDYPRAIGLSVWGTATMRTGGDDIAQAFALLGVRPKWAHGSHRVTDFEILPIEIFDRPRIDVTLRVSGFFRDAFPNLMHLFDAAVQAVAALDEPEELNPIRARIERERLKWIEQGLAPDEARRRAGWRVFGARPGSYGAGLQELIDQRRWQTDADLAGAYRQWGGYAYAQNSAGDAAPDVFGARLATIDVVVQNQDSREHDILDSNDYYQFQGGMTAAVRHLSGRQPSVYHGDHANPAAPRMRTLREEIARVIRSRVVNPKWLDGVKRHGYKGAAEMAATVDYLYGYDATARVLSDHQYALVADAYLFDADTRAFLERHNPNALHGICERFVEAMQRGLWQQPGDYRERIEAVWLDSEQLQEGKRR from the coding sequence ATGCACCTGCTGCGCACCACGCCGGGCGGCTTCGTCGACGATACGCAGGGCGTCGTGCGGATCGACCAGCAGCCGGCCGACATCGTGATCCTGAGCTCGGCCGACACGACGCTGTCGCTGCTCGCGAGCATCGTGCCGAAGCTGCCGCGAGGGTTCCCGAGCGTGCGGCTCGCGAACGTCACGTTTCTGCGGCAGCCGGCGTCGGTCGACTTCTACGTCGACGACGTGCTGCGTCACGCGAAGACGGTCGTCATCGATCATCTTGGCGGCGAAGCGTACTGGCCGTACGGGATCGAACAGGCGGTGTCGCTCGCGTCGCAACGCAGGCAGCAACTCGCGATGTTCTCGGGCGATCTGCAGGAGGATCCGAACCTCGTCGCGAAGAGCACGGTCGCGCCGCAGTTGTGCCGGCTGTGGTGGCGCTACCTGCGCGAAGGCGGGATGCACAACGCGGAAGCGCTGCTGCGAAGCATCGCGTTCCATACGCTCGGCTTCGGCGACGAACCCGAGCCGCCGCGGCCGCTGCCGGCCGCCGCGCTCTATCACCCGGCGCGCGACCCGGCTAGCGTCGAGGACTGGCGCGCACGCTGGACGCCCGGCGCGCCCGTCGTCGCAATCGTGTTCTATCGCGCGCACTGGCAGGCCGCGAATACGGCCGTGTTCGACGCGCTGGCCGATGCACTCGTGCACGAGGGACTGAATCCGCTGCCGATCGCCGTCACGTCGCTGAAGGACGCGGTGAGCCGAGAAGTCATCGCGCAGCTGTGCGACACGCAGCGCGTCGCGCTCGTGCTGAACACCACGGCGTTCGCGGCCGGAGCGATCGACAGCCCCGAGCCTGACGTGCTCGCGGGCGACGCGCCGGTGCTTCAGGTGATCCTGTCCGGCGGCAATCGCGATGCATGGGTGGCCGACAACCAGGGGCTGCATGCGCGCGACATCGCGATGCATATCGCGCTGCCGGAAGTCGACGGGCGCATCGTCACGCGCGCGGTGAGTTTCAAGGGGCTCGCCTATCGCTGCCCGCACACCGAAGTCGACGTCGTGCGCTATCAGCCGGACGCCGAGCGGATTGCGTTCGTCGCGGCGCTCGCGCGCGGCTGGTGCAGGTTGCGTACGCTCGACAATGCCGACAAGCGGATCGCGCTGATCCTCGCGAACTATCCGCAAAGCGACGGGCGAATCGGCAACGGCGTCGGGCTCGATACGCCGGCGTCCGCGCTGCGCGTGCTCGCGGCGCTGCGCGACGCGGGCTATGCGGTGGCCGATCTGCCGGCCGACGGCGACGCGCTGATCGCGCGGCTCACCGAAGGCGTGACGAACGATCCGGCCGAGCGCGCACTGCGCCCGGCGTTCCAGAGTTTCGCGCTGACCGATTACGTCGCGCATTTCGCGCGGCTGCCGGCTGCCGTGCGCGACGCGCTGAACGCGCGCTGGGGCGCACCCGAAGCGGATCCGACACTGCGGCACGGGCGCTTTCCGATTGCCGGCTGGCGCGCGGGGAACGTGTTCGTCGGCATTCAGCCGTCGCGCTCGCGCGACGACAACGACTATGCGAGCTACCACGATGCGGAGCTGGTGCCCCCGCATGCGTATCTCGCATTCTATTTCTGGCTGCGCGATGCGTTCGGCATCGATGCGGTCATCCATCTCGGCAAGCACGGCAATCTCGAATGGCTGCCGGGCAAGAGCGTCGCGCTGTCGGACGCGTGCTGGCCCGATCTGACGCTCGGGCCGCTGCCGCATCTGTATCCGTTCATCGTCAACGATCCGGGCGAGGGCAGCCAGGCGAAGCGCCGCGCACAGGCGGTAATCGTCGACCACCTGATGCCGCCGCTCACGCGCGCGGAAAACTACGGGCCGCTGCAGGATCTCGAGCGGCAGGTCGACGAATACTATGAAGCATTGATGGTCGATGCGCGGCGCGCGAAGCTGCTGCGCAAGACGATTCTCGCGACGATCGCCGAGCATCGGTTGCACGACGAGCTGAGCGTGTCGCCGCCGCGCGATGCGGGCGACGAGGATGCGCTGCTCACGCGCGTCGACGCATGGCTGTGCGAATTGAAGGAAGCACAGATTCGCGACGGGCTGCACGTGTTCGGCGCATCGCCGGCCGGTCGGCAGCGGCGCGATACGTTGCTCGCGCTCGCACGCTTTCCGGTCGGCGACGGCAAGGACGATCGCGCGGGGCTGATCGGCGCGCTCGCACGCGACCTCGCGCTCGGCGACGCGTTCGATCCGCTCGCGGCAGATTGGGCCGCGCCGTGGACGGGGCCGCGGCCGGCCGTGTTGCAGGCACTCGACGCGTCGCCGTGGCGTCATGCGGGCGATACTCGCGAGCGGCTCGAACTGCTCGCGCAGCAGTGGCTCGATGGCCTGTGCGCGTCGGACGGCGATCGTGCCGGCGGCGTCGCGAGCGGCGCGGCGCCCGAAGGCGAATGGCCGCACACGCTTGCAGTGATCGAACGCGTGCGTACGACGCTGATGCCCGCGCTCGACGCATGCGGCGGCGAGGAGCTGCGCCAGTTGCTGCGCGGGCTCGACGGCCGCTTCGTGCCGCCCGGGCCGAGCGGCTCGCCGTCGCGCGGCCGTCCCGACGTGCTGCCGACGGGCCGCAACTTCTATTCGGTGGACACGCGCGCGGTGCCGACGCAGGCCGCATGGTCGCTCGGGCTGAAATCCGCGCAGCAGCTGATCGAGCGCCATCTGCAGGATCACGGCGACTATCCGCGTGCAATCGGCCTGTCGGTGTGGGGAACGGCGACGATGCGCACTGGCGGCGACGATATCGCGCAGGCGTTCGCGCTGCTCGGCGTGCGGCCGAAGTGGGCGCACGGCAGCCATCGCGTGACCGACTTCGAGATCTTGCCGATCGAGATTTTCGACCGGCCGCGCATCGACGTGACGCTGCGTGTGTCGGGCTTCTTCCGCGACGCGTTCCCTAACCTGATGCACCTGTTCGACGCGGCGGTGCAGGCCGTCGCCGCGCTCGACGAGCCCGAGGAGCTGAACCCGATCCGGGCGCGCATCGAGCGCGAGCGCCTCAAATGGATCGAGCAAGGTCTTGCGCCCGACGAAGCGCGGCGCCGCGCCGGCTGGCGCGTGTTCGGTGCGCGGCCCGGCAGCTACGGCGCAGGCCTGCAGGAGCTGATCGACCAGCGCCGCTGGCAGACCGACGCCGATCTCGCCGGCGCGTACCGCCAATGGGGCGGCTACGCGTACGCGCAGAACAGTGCGGGCGACGCGGCGCCCGACGTGTTCGGCGCGCGGCTCGCGACGATCGACGTCGTCGTGCAGAACCAGGACAGCCGCGAGCACGACATCCTCGACTCGAACGACTATTACCAGTTCCAGGGCGGCATGACGGCGGCCGTGCGCCATCTGTCCGGGCGGCAACCGAGCGTTTATCACGGCGACCATGCGAATCCGGCCGCGCCGAGGATGCGCACGCTGCGCGAGGAAATCGCGCGCGTGATCCGCTCGCGCGTCGTGAATCCGAAATGGCTCGACGGCGTGAAGCGCCACGGCTACAAGGGGGCCGCCGAAATGGCCGCGACCGTCGATTACCTGTACGGCTATGACGCGACCGCGCGCGTGTTGTCGGATCATCAGTACGCGCTCGTTGCCGACGCGTACCTGTTCGACGCCGACACGCGCGCGTTCCTCGAACGCCACAATCCGAACGCGTTGCACGGCATCTGCGAACGCTTCGTCGAAGCGATGCAGCGCGGGTTGTGGCAGCAGCCGGGCGACTATCGCGAGCGGATCGAAGCGGTCTGGCTCGACAGCGAACAACTCCAGGAAGGAAAGCGGCGATGA
- a CDS encoding ATP-binding protein produces MTDPTTHRARAVFPFAALVAQQPLQQALLLAAIDPSLGGVLVSGPRGTAKSTAARALAELLPEGEFVTLPLSASDEQVTGTLDLAHALADNGVRFRPGLLARAHRGVLYVDEVNLLADGLVDTLLDVAASGVNVVERDGVSHAHDARFVLVGTMNPEEGELRPQLLDRFGLMVELENCFDAAQRERIVKARLAFDLDPDAFRAHHAAAQAELRERIDAARARLASLDFGDAVHARVSALCIGAAVDGLRADLVMLRAARALAALEHADAVTIAHVERVADAVLRHRRRAPTPPSSEASPASQSNGERGRASDGRSPPEAREHSGDRARAAPDGAAASQGDWGYLPPEPAGLRDVKGVVPLPLKKR; encoded by the coding sequence ATGACCGATCCGACAACGCATCGCGCGCGCGCGGTATTTCCGTTCGCGGCGCTCGTCGCACAGCAGCCGCTGCAGCAGGCGCTGCTGCTCGCGGCGATCGACCCGTCGCTCGGCGGCGTGCTCGTCAGCGGGCCGCGCGGCACCGCGAAATCGACCGCCGCGCGCGCACTCGCGGAACTGCTGCCGGAAGGCGAATTCGTCACGCTGCCGCTGTCGGCGAGCGACGAGCAGGTCACCGGTACGCTCGATCTCGCGCATGCGCTCGCCGACAACGGCGTGCGTTTCCGCCCCGGCCTGCTCGCCCGCGCGCATCGCGGCGTGCTGTATGTCGACGAGGTGAACCTGCTCGCAGACGGCCTCGTCGATACGCTGCTCGACGTCGCCGCGAGCGGCGTGAACGTGGTCGAGCGCGACGGCGTGTCGCACGCGCACGACGCGCGCTTCGTGCTGGTCGGCACGATGAATCCCGAGGAAGGCGAGTTGCGCCCGCAACTGCTCGACCGCTTCGGTTTGATGGTCGAACTCGAGAACTGCTTCGACGCCGCACAGCGCGAGCGGATCGTGAAGGCGCGGCTCGCATTCGATCTCGATCCGGATGCGTTCCGCGCGCATCATGCGGCCGCGCAGGCCGAACTGCGCGAGCGGATCGATGCGGCACGCGCGCGGCTCGCGTCGCTGGATTTCGGCGATGCGGTTCATGCACGCGTGAGCGCGCTGTGCATCGGCGCCGCTGTCGACGGGCTGCGCGCGGATCTCGTGATGTTGCGCGCCGCGCGCGCGCTCGCGGCACTCGAGCACGCCGACGCGGTGACGATCGCGCATGTCGAACGCGTGGCCGATGCGGTACTGCGTCATCGGCGCCGTGCGCCCACGCCGCCGTCGTCGGAGGCGTCGCCCGCGTCGCAATCGAACGGCGAACGCGGCCGCGCCAGCGACGGCCGTTCGCCGCCGGAAGCACGCGAGCATTCCGGCGATCGAGCACGCGCGGCACCGGACGGTGCGGCGGCCTCGCAAGGCGACTGGGGTTACCTGCCGCCCGAACCGGCCGGCCTGCGTGACGTGAAAGGCGTGGTGCCGTTGCCGCTAAAAAAACGCTGA
- a CDS encoding vWA domain-containing protein: MPGAVPAGTAIAWPPTLAAKRSDPLHASHLRFRKRAGAPRALHCFVLDCSASMLSHERLALAKGLIVAYFDQAARERTETALICFGGDGAARRFGPAVPRWWNARWLEPVDGGGGTPLADGIAAAAQMLARDARRTPAAGKQRWLWVLSDGRTRETPPKPVDADHVVFVDFDDAAVRVGQGRRLADAWGAQWTTAAALCAGLAG; the protein is encoded by the coding sequence GTGCCGGGTGCGGTGCCCGCAGGTACGGCCATTGCGTGGCCGCCGACGCTCGCCGCGAAGCGCTCGGATCCGCTGCACGCGAGCCATTTGCGCTTTCGCAAACGGGCCGGTGCGCCGCGTGCGCTCCATTGCTTCGTGCTCGACTGTTCGGCGTCGATGCTGTCGCACGAACGGCTCGCGCTCGCGAAAGGCCTGATCGTCGCGTATTTCGATCAGGCTGCGCGTGAGCGCACGGAAACCGCGCTGATCTGTTTCGGCGGCGACGGCGCCGCGCGGCGCTTCGGTCCGGCCGTGCCGCGTTGGTGGAATGCGCGCTGGCTCGAACCGGTCGACGGCGGCGGCGGCACGCCGCTTGCTGACGGCATCGCGGCCGCCGCGCAAATGCTTGCGCGCGACGCAAGACGCACGCCGGCCGCGGGCAAGCAGCGCTGGCTGTGGGTGCTGTCCGATGGCCGCACGCGCGAAACGCCGCCGAAGCCGGTGGATGCCGATCACGTCGTGTTCGTCGACTTCGATGACGCCGCCGTGCGGGTCGGGCAGGGCAGGCGGCTCGCCGACGCATGGGGCGCGCAATGGACGACGGCGGCGGCGCTGTGCGCGGGGCTCGCCGGCTGA
- a CDS encoding YaiI/YqxD family protein → MQILVDADACPAVIKDMLFRAARRAEICVTLVANQFLRTPPSPFIRAVQVPAGFDVADARIVELAEAGDLVITADIPLAAAVLDKGAHALDPRGNWFSRENIDERLSTRAMMDQLRSAGIDTGGPAPFSARDGNAFASQLDRFLARHGKR, encoded by the coding sequence ATGCAAATACTCGTTGATGCCGACGCGTGTCCCGCGGTCATCAAGGACATGCTGTTTCGTGCCGCACGCCGTGCCGAGATCTGCGTGACGCTCGTCGCGAACCAGTTCCTGCGCACGCCTCCGTCGCCGTTCATCAGGGCGGTGCAGGTGCCGGCCGGCTTCGACGTGGCGGATGCGCGGATCGTCGAGCTCGCGGAAGCGGGCGATCTCGTGATCACCGCCGACATCCCGCTGGCCGCCGCCGTGCTCGACAAGGGCGCGCATGCGCTCGATCCGCGCGGCAACTGGTTCAGCCGCGAGAACATTGACGAGCGGCTGTCGACGCGCGCGATGATGGACCAGCTGCGTAGCGCGGGCATCGACACGGGCGGCCCGGCGCCGTTCAGCGCACGCGACGGCAACGCGTTCGCGTCGCAGCTCGACCGGTTTCTCGCCCGCCACGGCAAGCGTTGA
- a CDS encoding DUF1993 domain-containing protein: MSLTQLLVPTFTQMLRAQSAWLDKAVAHRQAAGDASDSSGTPDALLMLKLAPDMYPLAAQVRFSCFQAMEPVHRLRGEPLPDALLALREAGWHADAQPGTLSDAQGILAGTIAFLGELAPDALDGGAALPIALELPNGIAFDMTGEQYARDWALPQFYFHSIAAYAILRHHGVELGKADYVPHMLAYVRPGTIPQG, translated from the coding sequence ATGTCGCTGACCCAACTTCTCGTTCCAACCTTCACCCAGATGCTGCGCGCGCAATCCGCGTGGCTCGACAAGGCCGTCGCGCATCGGCAGGCCGCGGGCGACGCGTCCGATTCATCCGGCACGCCCGATGCGCTGCTGATGCTCAAGCTCGCGCCCGACATGTATCCGCTCGCCGCGCAGGTGCGGTTCTCGTGCTTTCAGGCGATGGAGCCCGTGCACCGGTTGCGCGGCGAGCCGCTGCCTGATGCGCTGCTCGCGTTGCGGGAGGCCGGCTGGCATGCGGATGCGCAGCCCGGCACGCTGAGCGACGCGCAAGGCATTCTCGCCGGCACGATTGCCTTTCTCGGCGAACTCGCGCCGGACGCGCTCGATGGCGGCGCCGCGTTGCCGATCGCGCTCGAATTGCCGAACGGCATTGCGTTCGACATGACCGGCGAGCAGTATGCGCGCGACTGGGCGTTGCCGCAGTTCTACTTTCACTCGATCGCCGCGTACGCGATCCTGCGCCATCACGGCGTCGAACTCGGCAAGGCCGACTACGTGCCGCACATGCTGGCGTACGTGCGGCCCGGCACGATTCCGCAAGGCTGA
- the cobJ gene encoding precorrin-3B C(17)-methyltransferase — protein sequence MTTPPAIVILGASALDTARRIQARYPGALVHGLASRVDADVPFGELGAHLRELYARGLPIVALCAAGIVIRCIAPALADKGVEPPVLAVAEDGSAVVPLLGGLTGVNAIAREIAACLAVAPAITTSGELRFGACVLNPPDGYALADLQQGKRFVSDLLAGAATRVDGAAPWLDDVALPRDDAAAHAIRVTPDAWRGARDELVIHPRSVVVGIGASSVSADAESSLAERIGALLDAHGLARLALAALVAPAALLGDPHVEAAALTLGVPLRFADFDRDADAGHDLVGACDAATLLGSTLRMAHTLHATSGGLACAVAVQPVDPATLGRARGRLTVLGIGPGDVAWLTPAARNALADATDILGYTTYVTMAGPFRADQRVHGTDNREEMQRARHAFELAAEGRRVAVVSSGDPGVFAMAAAVLEALDEARDPQWAAVELRIEPGVSASLATAAQAGAPLGHDFCAISLSDNLKPWDVIETRLRHAAQADLVMAFYNPISRARPWQLDRALDVVRAHRAADTVVVLGRDIGRPGATLATTTLGALRSDQVDMRTMVIVGSSTTRRFAIGGGREWVYTPRWYR from the coding sequence ATGACGACTCCGCCGGCGATCGTGATTCTCGGCGCGAGCGCGCTTGATACCGCGCGGCGCATCCAGGCGCGCTATCCGGGCGCACTGGTGCACGGCCTCGCATCGCGTGTGGACGCCGACGTGCCGTTTGGCGAACTGGGCGCGCATCTGCGCGAACTCTATGCGCGCGGGCTGCCGATCGTCGCGCTGTGCGCGGCAGGGATCGTGATCCGCTGCATCGCACCCGCACTCGCCGACAAGGGTGTCGAGCCGCCGGTGCTCGCAGTCGCGGAAGACGGCTCGGCCGTCGTGCCGCTGCTCGGCGGATTGACTGGCGTGAACGCGATCGCACGTGAAATCGCCGCGTGCCTCGCGGTCGCACCGGCGATCACGACGAGCGGCGAGCTGCGCTTCGGCGCATGCGTGCTGAACCCGCCCGATGGCTATGCGCTCGCCGATCTGCAGCAAGGCAAGCGCTTCGTGTCGGATCTGCTCGCGGGCGCGGCCACGCGGGTCGACGGCGCGGCGCCGTGGCTCGACGACGTCGCGCTGCCGCGTGACGACGCGGCCGCGCACGCGATCCGCGTAACGCCCGACGCGTGGCGCGGCGCGCGCGACGAGCTCGTGATTCATCCGCGCAGCGTCGTGGTCGGCATCGGCGCAAGCAGCGTGTCGGCCGACGCCGAATCATCGCTTGCCGAGCGTATCGGCGCATTGCTCGACGCGCACGGGCTCGCGCGGCTCGCGCTTGCCGCGCTCGTCGCACCGGCCGCGTTGCTCGGCGATCCGCACGTTGAAGCGGCCGCGCTGACGCTCGGCGTGCCGCTGCGGTTCGCCGATTTCGATCGCGATGCAGACGCCGGACACGATCTCGTTGGCGCGTGCGACGCCGCGACGCTGCTCGGCAGCACGTTGCGCATGGCGCACACACTGCACGCAACGTCCGGCGGTCTTGCCTGCGCGGTGGCTGTGCAGCCGGTCGATCCGGCCACGCTTGGCCGCGCGCGCGGCCGCCTGACGGTGCTCGGCATCGGCCCGGGCGATGTCGCGTGGCTCACGCCCGCCGCGCGCAACGCGCTCGCGGACGCCACCGACATCCTCGGCTATACGACCTACGTGACGATGGCCGGCCCGTTCCGCGCCGACCAGCGCGTGCACGGCACCGACAATCGCGAGGAGATGCAGCGTGCGCGTCATGCGTTCGAGCTCGCTGCCGAGGGCCGGCGTGTGGCGGTCGTGTCGTCGGGCGACCCCGGCGTGTTCGCGATGGCCGCGGCCGTGCTGGAGGCGCTCGACGAAGCACGCGATCCGCAGTGGGCGGCGGTCGAGCTGCGCATCGAGCCGGGCGTATCCGCGTCGCTCGCGACGGCCGCGCAGGCTGGCGCGCCGCTCGGCCACGATTTTTGCGCGATCTCGCTGTCGGACAACCTGAAGCCGTGGGACGTGATCGAGACACGGCTGCGGCATGCCGCGCAGGCCGATCTGGTGATGGCGTTCTACAACCCGATTTCGCGTGCACGGCCATGGCAACTCGATCGTGCGCTCGACGTCGTGCGCGCGCATCGCGCGGCCGATACGGTCGTCGTGCTCGGGCGCGACATCGGCCGCCCCGGCGCGACGCTCGCCACGACGACGCTCGGCGCACTGCGCAGCGATCAGGTCGACATGCGCACGATGGTGATCGTCGGTTCGTCGACGACCCGGCGTTTCGCGATCGGTGGCGGCCGAGAGTGGGTGTATACGCCGCGCTGGTATCGCTGA